The proteins below are encoded in one region of Gopherus flavomarginatus isolate rGopFla2 chromosome 12, rGopFla2.mat.asm, whole genome shotgun sequence:
- the LOC127032115 gene encoding olfactory receptor 6N1-like — MADSRNQTIIMEFILLGFGDLPDLQMLLFLMFLVIYMATVAGNTLIVVLVVANQHFHNPMYFFLGNLSCLETCYTSTILPRLLASLLTGDKTISISGCITQLYFFGSLAATECYLLAAMSYDRYLAICKPLHYSTLMNIRICVQLAAASWLSGCLAVIILISFLSHFLFCGPNEINHFYCDPIPLMELSCTDSRLIILVDFIPACVFTLPPFLLTLTSYVCIITTIVRIPSTTGRKKAFSTCSSHLIVVTIFYGTLMVVYILPKHETLRDLNKVVSICYTVMTPLVNPLIYTLRNREVKEALCKAVSKCGFQKNVQRL; from the coding sequence ATGGCAGACAGCAGAAACCAAACGATCATCATggaattcatcctcctgggattcGGGGATCTCCCTGACCTGCAAATGCTTCTCTTCTTGATGTTCCTAGTGATCTACATGGCAACCGTGGCTGGGAACACTCTCATCGTGGTGCTTGTTGTGGCTAATCAGCACTTTCACAACCCCATGTACTTCTTTCTGGGGAATCTGTCCTgcctggagacctgctacacctcaaccatcctgcccaggttgctggccagtctcctgactggggacaaaACCATCTCAATCAGTGGCTGCATCACACAACTGTATTTCTTTGGTTCTCTGGCGGCGACAGAATGCTATCTCCTAGCAGcaatgtcttatgatcggtatttagcaaTATGTAAACCCCTGCACTATTCAACTCTTATGAATATCAGGATTTGCGTCCAACTGGCTGCTGCATCATGGTTAAGTGGTTGTTTGGCTGTAATTATCTTAATCTCATTCCTATCCCACTTTCTATTTTGTGGCCCAAATGAAATCAACCATTTCTATTGTGATCCCATCCCACTGATGGAACTCTCCTGCACTGACTCACGCCTTATTATATTGGTTGACTTCATACCAGCCTGTGTATTCACCCTGCCTCCCTTCCTACTAACCCTGACATCCTATGTGTGCATCATCACCACCATcgtgagaatcccttccaccaccgggagaaaaaaagccttttccacctgctcctctcacctcattgtggtgacaattttctatggaaCCTTAATGGTTGTCTACATCCTACCGAAACATGAAACACTGAGAGACCTGAACAAAGTGGTCTCCATTTGCTACACAGTTATGACTCCCCTTGTAAATCCCCTCATCTACACCttgagaaacagagaggtcaaggaagcCTTGTGCAAAGCAGTCAGTAAATGTGGCTTTCAGAAAAACGTGCAAAGACTCTGA